One part of the Thermoanaerobacterium sp. CMT5567-10 genome encodes these proteins:
- a CDS encoding sugar ABC transporter substrate-binding protein gives MFGWGSGEELKVRKEATQIFRKLYPNVKVNEIWLPSDSIDQKLDAALAAGNAGDVIMMSPDWYGLRSKWFEDLTPYVQKDHLDLQSIYTPGIDVGYVDKDGKREGLPVTASSFVFAYNKDIFDKAGISYPTDNWTWDDFKNICEKVSSGSGVNRIYGTVSHWVLPNFATIAYGGKMYNDDWTKELVDDSNSLKGLQMFGDLFAKNVIPSSAASSAMPMDQMFAAGKAAIYPMGLFEAKQIATEIGNNFKWDIVLPPKDLNGKNTDVSYLTGFAMNKSSKNKAAAWAYIKTMSTNKEIADLYCQVDIPSLKESAETTFKSSKIGNTQISTEKFEKGLEVAILNPWGGALAKAGDQYSQMWQQITTLHKPASDAVKEFAPRIQSALNELKSEK, from the coding sequence ATGTTTGGATGGGGCTCTGGTGAAGAACTGAAGGTTCGTAAAGAAGCTACACAAATATTTAGAAAATTATATCCAAATGTGAAAGTAAATGAAATTTGGCTTCCTTCGGATAGCATTGATCAAAAACTTGATGCTGCATTAGCAGCTGGAAATGCTGGTGATGTTATTATGATGTCACCTGATTGGTACGGCCTTCGCTCGAAGTGGTTTGAAGATTTAACACCATATGTGCAGAAAGATCATTTGGATTTACAAAGTATTTATACTCCTGGTATTGATGTAGGATATGTAGATAAAGATGGAAAACGAGAAGGTTTGCCTGTAACAGCTTCATCTTTTGTCTTTGCATACAATAAAGACATTTTTGATAAAGCTGGTATTTCATATCCTACAGATAATTGGACATGGGATGATTTTAAGAATATTTGTGAAAAAGTATCTTCAGGTTCAGGCGTTAATAGGATTTATGGTACTGTTTCTCATTGGGTTCTTCCAAACTTTGCTACTATTGCATATGGTGGAAAGATGTATAACGACGATTGGACGAAAGAATTGGTTGATGATTCAAATTCGTTAAAAGGATTACAGATGTTTGGTGATTTATTTGCTAAAAATGTAATACCAAGTAGTGCGGCATCTAGTGCTATGCCTATGGATCAAATGTTTGCAGCAGGAAAAGCAGCAATCTATCCGATGGGATTATTTGAAGCAAAACAAATAGCAACCGAAATTGGAAATAATTTTAAATGGGATATAGTGTTACCACCTAAAGATCTAAATGGTAAGAATACCGATGTAAGTTATCTTACAGGTTTTGCTATGAATAAAAGTTCAAAAAATAAGGCAGCAGCTTGGGCATATATAAAGACAATGTCTACCAATAAAGAGATTGCTGATTTATATTGCCAAGTAGATATACCTTCACTTAAAGAATCTGCTGAAACTACTTTTAAATCTTCAAAAATTGGCAATACTCAAATATCAACAGAAAAGTTTGAAAAAGGTTTAGAAGTTGCAATTTTGAACCCTTGGGGAGGAGCTCTTGCTAAAGCTGGAGACCAGTACAGCCAAATGTGGCAGCAGATTACAACGTTGCATAAACCGGCTTCTGATGCTGTTAAAGAATTTGCTCCTAGAATACAATCAGCTTTAAATGAATTAAAAAGTGAAAAGTAA
- a CDS encoding helix-turn-helix domain-containing protein, which translates to MVNVINEILIKYGLTQKQLSQKVYISQRQLIRIKKGESRPGNKFITGLKNAFPEIDLNELIENRK; encoded by the coding sequence ATGGTAAATGTTATTAATGAGATACTTATAAAATATGGTCTAACTCAAAAACAATTATCACAAAAAGTATACATAAGCCAACGACAACTAATACGCATTAAAAAAGGCGAATCGCGTCCAGGGAATAAATTCATAACAGGTCTAAAAAATGCATTTCCAGAGATTGACCTAAACGAACTTATCGAAAACAGAAAATAG
- a CDS encoding helix-turn-helix domain-containing protein, with protein MRNKKTIGDVIRELRQNKNISQRELANILGVSNTAIYKIENNKNKYFDPEMLSKIAIALDTTSDEIMRQVNESNNIEGQNTSSDYKDIPIEDIEQFLDGRKMLAFKGQILSEEQLRYVYAFLVTADEMYKKQQEKLAKDPEYRKDFE; from the coding sequence ATGAGGAATAAAAAAACAATTGGTGATGTAATAAGAGAATTAAGACAAAATAAGAATATATCTCAAAGAGAGTTAGCAAATATATTAGGGGTTAGTAATACTGCAATATATAAAATAGAAAATAATAAAAATAAATATTTTGATCCTGAAATGCTTTCTAAAATTGCTATAGCACTTGATACAACATCTGATGAAATTATGCGCCAAGTTAATGAAAGTAATAATATTGAAGGTCAAAATACTTCTTCAGATTATAAAGATATACCTATTGAAGATATTGAACAGTTTTTAGATGGTCGCAAAATGTTAGCTTTTAAAGGACAAATTTTGTCAGAAGAGCAATTAAGGTATGTATATGCTTTTTTAGTTACTGCTGATGAAATGTATAAAAAACAGCAAGAAAAACTTGCCAAAGATCCTGAATATAGAAAGGATTTTGAATAA
- a CDS encoding ketose-bisphosphate aldolase, with translation MLMNMKQLLKVAQENHFAVPAFNTSSNMILKGVMEACHEKQAPVIIAIHPDELSFVGDSFVASVIEEAYKSDVPVAIHLDHGATFEQIVHAIRCGFTSVMIDASQMPFEDNAAITKKVVEAAHAVNVSVEAEFGTIGKTGNDAEPSADKIIYTDPALAKEFVEKTGVDTLAIAIGTAHGIYPKNMKPKLRLDLLKVLRDTINIPLVLHGGSSNPDDEIAESVKIGISKINISSDIKEAFYRKCREVLQDPVIREPNEIYPPCIKAMKEVIYHKIDLFNDADKVKFYK, from the coding sequence ATGTTAATGAACATGAAACAGTTACTAAAAGTAGCTCAGGAAAATCACTTTGCAGTACCAGCTTTCAACACAAGCAGTAATATGATATTAAAAGGTGTGATGGAAGCGTGCCATGAAAAACAAGCTCCAGTTATTATAGCAATACATCCAGATGAATTGTCATTTGTAGGAGACAGTTTTGTAGCTAGTGTCATAGAAGAAGCTTATAAATCTGATGTACCAGTTGCTATCCACTTAGATCATGGCGCAACCTTTGAACAGATAGTTCATGCAATAAGATGTGGATTCACATCCGTTATGATTGATGCTTCCCAAATGCCATTTGAAGATAATGCCGCAATTACAAAAAAAGTAGTTGAGGCTGCGCATGCTGTAAATGTTTCTGTAGAAGCAGAATTTGGAACAATTGGTAAGACAGGTAACGATGCAGAACCCTCAGCTGATAAGATTATTTATACAGATCCAGCACTAGCAAAAGAATTTGTTGAAAAAACTGGCGTAGATACATTGGCAATAGCTATAGGAACAGCTCATGGTATCTATCCTAAAAATATGAAACCAAAATTAAGATTAGACTTGTTAAAGGTTTTAAGAGATACAATAAACATTCCGTTGGTATTACATGGCGGTTCTTCTAATCCGGACGACGAGATCGCGGAATCTGTAAAAATAGGTATTTCTAAAATAAACATTTCCAGTGATATTAAAGAAGCATTCTATCGAAAATGTCGTGAAGTTTTACAGGATCCTGTTATCCGTGAACCAAATGAAATTTATCCGCCATGTATTAAAGCTATGAAAGAAGTTATATACCATAAGATTGATTTGTTCAATGATGCTGATAAAGTCAAATTCTATAAATAG
- a CDS encoding class II fructose-bisphosphate aldolase: MYVSMTEMLKKANQNNYAVMAINCFNLETARAVIKAAELENSPIIINVVQEHLLNHCDSELITPIVKKLASRTNIKVALNFDHGQDVLLLKKAIDDGFSSVMVDASRFGLEGNIAMTKEIVQYAHPKGVSVEGEIGCMGATEGANFTVNDMYTNPKEVLRFVKETGIDALAISIGSSHGNYPNGMVPKFDFERLKIIKELTKMPLVLHGGSGSGEDNILKSVKYGINKINVGCDFMNANIAAIKARLKENPDINYYVLMHQVEQDSINLVRYYIKLSGSQNKN, from the coding sequence ATGTATGTTTCAATGACAGAAATGTTGAAAAAAGCTAACCAGAATAATTATGCTGTAATGGCAATTAACTGTTTTAATTTAGAAACAGCGAGAGCTGTTATAAAAGCCGCCGAATTAGAAAATTCTCCTATTATTATCAATGTGGTTCAAGAGCATTTGTTAAACCATTGTGATAGTGAATTAATAACCCCCATTGTAAAAAAACTGGCTAGCAGAACCAATATAAAAGTTGCTTTAAATTTTGACCACGGGCAAGACGTTCTTTTACTTAAGAAAGCAATTGACGATGGATTTTCTTCGGTAATGGTAGATGCATCTCGCTTTGGCTTGGAAGGAAATATTGCCATGACAAAAGAAATTGTACAATATGCACATCCCAAAGGAGTAAGCGTAGAGGGTGAAATTGGGTGTATGGGAGCTACTGAAGGAGCTAATTTTACGGTAAATGATATGTATACAAATCCTAAGGAAGTATTACGTTTTGTGAAAGAGACAGGAATTGACGCTCTCGCTATCTCAATTGGTTCATCCCATGGTAATTATCCTAATGGCATGGTTCCAAAGTTTGATTTTGAACGATTAAAAATCATTAAAGAATTAACTAAAATGCCATTAGTACTTCATGGAGGTTCGGGCTCTGGTGAAGATAATATATTGAAATCTGTTAAATATGGTATCAATAAAATTAATGTGGGATGTGATTTCATGAATGCTAATATTGCAGCAATTAAAGCAAGGCTGAAGGAAAATCCAGATATTAATTATTATGTATTAATGCACCAAGTTGAGCAGGACAGTATAAATTTAGTAAGATATTATATCAAACTGTCCGGCTCTCAAAATAAAAATTAA